From the genome of Parasteatoda tepidariorum isolate YZ-2023 chromosome X1, CAS_Ptep_4.0, whole genome shotgun sequence, one region includes:
- the LOC139427126 gene encoding uncharacterized protein: MDEILTTARDLELEVNEDDIEELIMGHEDELTTEELQEILNEEHQETQRNVSPSEQEEDERGPMPTSAIKDLLKKWEDVRAMVLEWHPNQADVSRVGDLYNDNAINYFQKILKKREKQSTLDMFFNAP; encoded by the coding sequence ATGGATGAAATTTTGACAACTGCTAGAGATCTGGAATTGGAGGTGAACGAGGATGACATAGAAGAGCTCATAATGGGACATGAAGATGAACTGACGACAGAAGAACtccaagaaattttgaatgaagaacACCAAGAAACACAGCGAAATGTGTCTCCTTCTGAACAAGAGGAAGACGAAAGAGGACCAATGCCGACATCTGCCATTAAAGATCTTTTGAAAAAGTGGGAGGATGTCAGAGCAATGGTCTTAGAATGGCACCCAAACCAAGCTGATGTCAGTAGGGTTGGGGATCTTTACAACGACAATGCTATTAATTACTTTCAGAAAATcctgaaaaaaagagaaaagcaaTCGACATTGGACATGTTCTTCAACGCCCcataa